A single genomic interval of Halorubrum aethiopicum harbors:
- a CDS encoding biotin transporter BioY, with translation MSTRTESVDLVGDEAAVNLARAALFAALVGAFAYVTFPNPVSPVSVTLQVLGVFLAGIYLGPAWGPAALVCYLAAGALGAPVFEGGSAGVGVLLGQSAGYLWSYPLAAGVVGAVVHRGTALRDPASAGIATLIAAMVLGTVVIYALGVAGLALVLSLGPVEAVAVGAVAFLPAEALKVAAAVGIVRSDAIAAA, from the coding sequence ATGTCGACCCGAACCGAGTCAGTCGATCTCGTCGGCGACGAGGCGGCGGTCAACCTCGCGCGCGCAGCGCTGTTCGCCGCGCTCGTCGGCGCGTTCGCGTACGTCACCTTCCCGAACCCCGTCTCGCCCGTCTCCGTGACGCTCCAGGTGCTCGGCGTCTTCCTCGCGGGGATCTACCTCGGTCCGGCGTGGGGGCCGGCCGCGCTCGTGTGCTACCTGGCCGCGGGCGCGCTCGGCGCGCCGGTGTTCGAGGGCGGCTCCGCGGGCGTCGGCGTCCTCCTCGGCCAGTCGGCCGGCTACCTCTGGTCGTACCCGCTGGCGGCGGGCGTCGTGGGCGCGGTCGTCCACCGCGGCACCGCCCTCCGCGATCCCGCGTCCGCCGGGATCGCGACGCTGATCGCCGCGATGGTCCTCGGGACCGTGGTTATCTACGCGCTCGGGGTCGCCGGCCTCGCGCTCGTCCTCTCGCTCGGCCCTGTCGAGGCGGTGGCGGTCGGGGCCGTCGCGTTCCTCCCCGCGGAGGCGCTGAAGGTCGCCGCCGCGGTCGGGATCGTCCGCTCGGACGCGATCGCGGCCGCCTGA
- a CDS encoding CRISPR-associated protein Cas4, which translates to MTPFSDLAAAAYCPRQLYYRRREDDRSLPAEVRDRIDLGYRYPELVDAPDSVLRRLPIRREPAAYRRNLSRLRERDLYDGLVDPAETRAFLSGRECHGVVHKLLAGVDDGPPLPVLCSPGEPPESGVWEPQSVRAVAAAKALAWERERPVPRAILEYPAVGVVREVRLTTRRKAAYRRALRAVRAIDGPPARVDDGRCTSCEYRAECGTRRRTLRSLLG; encoded by the coding sequence GTGACCCCCTTCAGCGACCTCGCGGCCGCGGCGTACTGCCCCCGCCAACTCTACTACCGCCGCCGCGAGGACGACCGCAGCCTCCCGGCGGAGGTCCGCGACCGGATCGATCTGGGCTACCGCTACCCGGAGCTGGTCGACGCCCCCGACTCCGTCCTCCGGCGGCTCCCGATCCGGCGCGAGCCGGCAGCGTACCGCCGGAACCTCTCGCGGCTCCGCGAGCGAGACCTGTACGACGGGCTCGTCGACCCGGCCGAGACGCGGGCGTTCCTCTCGGGCCGGGAGTGTCACGGGGTCGTCCACAAGCTGCTGGCGGGCGTCGACGACGGCCCGCCGCTCCCCGTCCTCTGTTCGCCCGGCGAGCCGCCCGAGTCGGGCGTCTGGGAGCCGCAGTCGGTCCGGGCGGTCGCGGCCGCCAAGGCGCTCGCGTGGGAGCGGGAACGCCCCGTCCCGCGAGCGATCCTCGAGTATCCCGCCGTCGGCGTCGTCCGTGAGGTCCGGCTCACGACCCGCCGGAAGGCGGCGTACCGCCGTGCGCTTCGGGCCGTGCGCGCGATCGACGGCCCGCCGGCCCGCGTCGACGACGGCCGGTGTACGTCCTGCGAGTACCGAGCGGAGTGCGGGACCCGCCGCCGAACGCTCCGGTCGCTTCTGGGGTGA
- a CDS encoding energy-coupling factor ABC transporter ATP-binding protein: MIALENVTCRYEGRNRGDDESEADEHGADGGIVAVDDVTLSIPDGEFLVVAGANGSGKTTLVRTFNGLVRPESGTVSVNGVPVEEDLVAARAAIGMVFQDPRDQLVAATVGGDVAFGPENLGLSHAEIDRRVAAALDAVDMAGREGDRIATLSGGERERVAIAGALAMEPDHLVCDEPFAGLDEPARESVLARLRDLHTAGTGVVVVTHDLRDVLESADRVVGLADGRVVVDGPPDAAVPDLAGLGVRIPETFDAPAGDAGGATDP, encoded by the coding sequence GTGATCGCCCTCGAGAACGTCACGTGTCGGTACGAGGGTCGCAACCGCGGCGACGACGAGAGCGAAGCCGACGAGCACGGGGCCGATGGCGGGATCGTCGCCGTCGACGACGTCACCCTCTCGATCCCCGACGGCGAGTTCCTCGTCGTCGCCGGCGCGAACGGGTCGGGCAAGACGACGCTCGTCCGCACGTTCAACGGGCTCGTGCGGCCGGAGTCGGGGACCGTCTCGGTGAACGGGGTCCCCGTCGAGGAGGACCTCGTCGCCGCGCGCGCCGCGATCGGGATGGTGTTTCAGGACCCCCGCGACCAGTTGGTGGCCGCCACCGTCGGCGGCGACGTCGCGTTCGGTCCGGAGAACCTCGGGCTGTCTCACGCCGAGATCGACCGGCGAGTCGCGGCCGCGCTCGACGCGGTGGACATGGCCGGCCGCGAGGGCGACCGGATCGCGACGCTGTCGGGCGGCGAGCGCGAGCGCGTCGCGATCGCCGGCGCGCTCGCGATGGAGCCCGACCACCTCGTCTGTGACGAGCCGTTCGCCGGGCTCGACGAGCCCGCGCGCGAGTCGGTCCTCGCCCGCCTGCGCGACCTCCACACGGCGGGGACCGGCGTCGTCGTCGTCACTCACGACCTCCGGGACGTGCTGGAGTCCGCCGACCGCGTCGTCGGCCTCGCGGACGGGCGGGTCGTCGTCGACGGACCGCCGGACGCGGCCGTCCCGGACCTCGCCGGACTCGGCGTGCGGATTCCCGAGACGTTCGATGCCCCCGCCGGCGACGCGGGAGGAGCGACCGACCCGTGA